The following proteins are co-located in the Leptospira weilii genome:
- a CDS encoding phasin-related domain-containing protein: MERLLMDILNAGIALFQNGEEKVKQSLAELDTIYQELREKGEANQSVKANQVRELLNKTVQDATEILSKGDESRQQAFAKLQENFIRLSAEIETSIPDQFKATAKNSLEELKRLLSKKQ; encoded by the coding sequence TTGGAAAGGTTATTGATGGATATTCTAAATGCGGGAATCGCTCTGTTTCAAAACGGAGAGGAAAAAGTCAAACAGTCTCTGGCCGAATTGGATACGATTTACCAGGAACTGAGAGAAAAAGGAGAAGCAAATCAAAGCGTAAAAGCCAACCAGGTTCGCGAACTTCTGAATAAAACAGTTCAAGATGCGACCGAAATTCTCTCCAAAGGTGACGAAAGCAGACAACAAGCATTCGCCAAACTGCAGGAAAATTTCATTCGTCTTTCCGCGGAAATCGAAACATCGATCCCGGACCAATTCAAAGCGACCGCAAAAAACTCTCTCGAAGAATTAAAGCGTCTCTTAAGTAAGAAGCAATAA
- a CDS encoding alpha/beta hydrolase, which yields MAELLEKKPAIRKKRGKSGLNVAADDIFIFPIPGPTYKFLEKVWSSFVNKIVALTFTNNQPMFNYAVFEAIQDKNLKIVTSSTHFKMKEVATRIGLRDIQEFINRTLPVSIQDQDNLSAHFIREAIISVETKKRPEIVFSSLKDEKIHPNLRHLLSGTMNYAAGIPLFVKGNPIGMIWGIRRDRMSDEQREEVREQLSSFYDVVDFVVAREMDNKADPYIAKKNIEKADLHSYAKHLYYTRTGGQQHPVTSIIFDCHTYNCSYRLDASYIIPSNNGFSVSLKRFEPEKTNETGKILLLIPGFFCRRSVMDKVAREMALKYGYRVFSMDMRGRSRQTLPYNGIKEGWTIDDFIQEDFPAVLNWIRESFPKEKIVVMGHSMGGMIPRYYVSAYETFISKYPQNKVPLPDPKETISGIISVTSPNFVSVGTNIPGMNALKTGLSLLPAKSISDFLFDLTTFSLQSALPTVDLNKFFKFLLGLHSSLRTVSFELSTKVVNLRDFVGYRQISPPEWYFLIEDIFCEESTKVILQFIRSQLSKDHAFFSFDGSINYTELQRNFQLPIYSVLGTLDKIVPVNSVEEELKSLPSPNNQIVKFDQGHLGILFHMPTVREMCSGFHDWIQKLD from the coding sequence ATGGCTGAACTTCTCGAAAAAAAACCTGCGATTCGTAAAAAAAGAGGTAAGAGCGGACTTAACGTAGCGGCCGACGATATTTTCATTTTTCCGATCCCGGGCCCTACTTATAAGTTCTTGGAAAAAGTTTGGTCTTCCTTCGTAAATAAAATTGTCGCCTTAACGTTTACGAACAATCAACCTATGTTCAACTATGCGGTCTTTGAAGCGATTCAAGACAAAAATTTAAAAATTGTCACTTCCTCCACACATTTTAAAATGAAAGAGGTCGCAACTCGAATCGGACTCAGAGATATTCAAGAATTTATAAACCGAACTCTTCCCGTTTCGATCCAGGATCAGGACAATCTTTCCGCGCATTTCATACGAGAAGCGATCATATCAGTCGAAACTAAAAAACGTCCCGAAATTGTCTTTAGCAGTCTTAAAGACGAAAAAATTCACCCGAATTTAAGACATCTTCTTTCTGGAACCATGAACTACGCAGCCGGAATTCCTCTTTTCGTAAAAGGAAATCCGATCGGTATGATATGGGGAATTCGAAGAGATAGGATGAGCGACGAACAAAGAGAGGAAGTTCGGGAGCAATTGAGTTCCTTTTACGACGTAGTGGACTTTGTAGTCGCCCGAGAAATGGACAACAAAGCGGATCCCTATATCGCGAAGAAGAATATAGAGAAAGCGGATCTTCACTCCTACGCAAAGCACCTTTATTACACAAGAACCGGAGGACAACAACATCCGGTTACTTCGATCATATTCGATTGTCATACTTACAATTGTTCCTATCGTCTGGATGCGAGTTATATTATCCCGTCTAACAACGGTTTTTCGGTTAGCCTAAAACGATTCGAACCGGAAAAAACAAACGAAACCGGAAAAATTCTTCTTTTGATTCCAGGCTTTTTTTGCAGAAGATCGGTCATGGACAAGGTTGCGCGAGAGATGGCTCTCAAATACGGTTATCGAGTCTTTTCCATGGATATGCGCGGTCGTTCCAGACAAACTCTTCCGTATAACGGAATCAAAGAAGGATGGACGATCGACGACTTCATCCAGGAAGATTTTCCCGCCGTTCTCAATTGGATCCGAGAAAGTTTTCCAAAAGAAAAGATCGTAGTGATGGGACACAGTATGGGGGGAATGATTCCTAGATACTATGTATCCGCCTACGAAACCTTCATCTCCAAATATCCTCAAAACAAAGTTCCTCTTCCCGATCCAAAGGAAACGATTTCCGGAATTATTTCCGTGACTTCCCCAAACTTCGTCTCCGTAGGAACCAATATTCCCGGAATGAACGCGCTCAAAACGGGACTCAGTCTATTACCCGCAAAATCGATTTCTGATTTCCTTTTCGATCTGACCACGTTTTCCCTTCAATCCGCTCTTCCGACAGTGGATCTCAATAAATTCTTTAAGTTCTTATTGGGGCTTCATTCTTCCTTGAGAACGGTTTCTTTCGAACTCAGTACGAAAGTCGTAAACCTAAGAGACTTTGTAGGCTACAGACAAATTTCTCCTCCGGAATGGTATTTTCTGATCGAAGATATTTTTTGCGAGGAATCCACAAAGGTAATTTTACAGTTCATCCGTTCTCAGTTAAGCAAGGATCACGCGTTTTTTTCTTTCGACGGTTCGATCAATTATACGGAATTACAAAGAAACTTCCAACTTCCGATTTACTCCGTTCTAGGCACTTTGGATAAAATCGTTCCTGTAAATTCGGTGGAAGAAGAATTGAAATCTCTTCCTTCACCCAACAATCAAATCGTAAAATTTGACCAAGGACATTTAGGAATTCTCTTTCACATGCCTACGGTTCGGGAAATGTGTTCTGGCTTTCACGATTGGATTCAGAAACTCGATTGA
- a CDS encoding bifunctional nuclease family protein, whose amino-acid sequence MDLVEAKISDISLTNVGFAVFLKTKDDSDSRVVPIFIGPLETHSITSVLDGTKPPRPMTHDLMTVLLGTLNVSIIKISIEEIIDNTFYAKITLRKDEDVIVLDARPSDSIALALRANAPIYLAKKVIEEAGIEMKDEEIPGESIAREKISQLPKTQLEILQDSLNNALKTEDYETAARIRDQIKKLIENS is encoded by the coding sequence ATGGATCTTGTAGAAGCAAAAATTTCAGACATTTCTCTGACAAACGTAGGATTTGCAGTTTTTCTAAAAACGAAGGATGATTCCGATTCCAGAGTGGTCCCGATTTTTATAGGACCTTTGGAAACCCATTCCATCACTTCCGTTTTGGACGGAACCAAACCTCCGAGACCGATGACTCACGATTTAATGACCGTTCTGCTCGGAACTTTAAACGTAAGTATCATTAAAATATCGATCGAAGAGATCATAGATAATACTTTTTATGCGAAAATTACTCTTCGTAAGGACGAGGACGTAATTGTTCTCGACGCAAGACCGAGCGATTCCATCGCACTCGCGCTCAGGGCAAACGCCCCGATCTATCTCGCCAAAAAAGTGATCGAAGAAGCCGGAATAGAAATGAAAGACGAGGAAATTCCGGGAGAATCCATTGCGAGAGAAAAAATCTCCCAACTTCCGAAAACCCAACTGGAAATTCTGCAAGATTCCCTAAACAACGCGCTTAAGACAGAAGATTATGAAACCGCGGCTAGAATCCGGGATCAGATCAAAAAGTTAATCGAGAATTCTTAA